The Cellulomonas wangleii genome includes a region encoding these proteins:
- a CDS encoding MFS transporter codes for MQVISDLRALWPLTGFRRLFAVRLVSQASDGMFQIGLATLFFFSPENASTATGVAAAFAVLLLPFTIVGPWAGVLLDRWRRRQVLLYGNLVRVALTVVIAVIMLTSGVGPAVYVLALAALSVNRFLLAALSASLPKVVDGPLLLTANSLTPTLGAAAAGVGGALGFVLGLLLPTGRVRDATSLLVAAAVMACASALATRLGPDQLGPDERTAGTDVRRALGHLARGLVDGARYLVARRTPAYALGIMALHRFCYGAVFIASILISRNLLSDPADVAAGLATFGSVLAASAAGFALAVVLTPVLSPRVGPHVWIVLCLLLAVVSQLLLAFTVTLPAVLGAGAALGLAAQGAKIAVDTIVQHDTADAYRGRAFSLYDVMYNAAFVGAAAVAAVALPDTGWSPVLFAGLAAVYLAGAVVFARSTRTPVPIAAPPAGVTT; via the coding sequence GTGCAGGTGATCTCCGACCTCCGGGCCCTGTGGCCCCTCACCGGCTTCCGCCGGCTCTTCGCCGTACGCCTGGTCAGCCAGGCGTCGGACGGCATGTTCCAGATCGGGCTCGCCACGCTCTTCTTCTTCTCGCCGGAGAACGCGTCGACGGCCACGGGCGTGGCCGCCGCGTTCGCGGTGCTGCTGCTGCCGTTCACGATCGTCGGCCCGTGGGCCGGTGTGCTCCTGGACCGCTGGCGGCGCCGGCAGGTGCTCCTCTACGGCAACCTCGTGCGCGTCGCCCTCACGGTCGTCATCGCGGTCATCATGCTGACCAGCGGCGTCGGCCCGGCCGTGTACGTGCTGGCGCTGGCCGCGCTGTCGGTCAACCGGTTCCTGCTCGCGGCGCTGTCGGCGTCGCTGCCGAAGGTCGTCGACGGCCCGCTGCTGCTGACCGCCAACTCGCTGACCCCGACGCTGGGCGCCGCGGCCGCGGGCGTGGGTGGTGCGCTGGGCTTCGTCCTGGGCCTGCTGCTGCCGACGGGCCGGGTGCGCGACGCGACCTCCCTGCTGGTCGCCGCGGCCGTCATGGCCTGCGCGTCGGCCCTGGCCACGCGGCTCGGGCCCGACCAGCTCGGCCCGGACGAGCGCACGGCCGGCACGGACGTCCGCCGTGCCCTGGGCCACCTGGCCCGCGGCCTCGTGGACGGTGCCCGGTACCTCGTCGCCCGTCGCACGCCCGCGTACGCGCTGGGCATCATGGCGCTGCACCGGTTCTGCTACGGCGCCGTCTTCATCGCCAGCATCCTCATCTCCCGCAACCTGCTGTCCGACCCGGCGGACGTCGCCGCGGGCCTGGCCACGTTCGGCAGCGTGCTGGCCGCCAGCGCCGCGGGGTTCGCGCTGGCCGTGGTGCTGACGCCCGTGCTGAGCCCCCGCGTCGGGCCGCACGTCTGGATCGTCCTGTGCCTGCTGCTGGCCGTGGTCAGCCAGCTGCTGCTGGCGTTCACCGTGACCCTGCCCGCCGTGCTGGGGGCCGGCGCCGCGCTGGGCCTGGCGGCGCAGGGCGCCAAGATCGCCGTCGACACGATCGTGCAGCACGACACCGCCGACGCCTACCGCGGCCGCGCGTTCTCCTTGTACGACGTGATGTACAACGCCGCGTTCGTCGGAGCCGCCGCGGTCGCGGCCGTCGCGCTGCCCGACACGGGCTGGTCCCCCGTCCTGTTCGCCGGGCTGGCCGCGGTCTACCTGGCCGGCGCCGTCGTCTTCGCCCGCAGCACGCGCACCCCCGTGCCGATCGCCGCACCGCCCGCCGGGGTGACCACGTGA
- a CDS encoding SpoIIE family protein phosphatase, which produces MTSAGTVDDTPPAGTGPVEAPAPHTSPVLPQDVLTGPLAQAVLERGPLAMTVSDPRLPGDPVVWANTAFTTLTGYTLDEVRGRNCRFLQCEDTDPEAVARLRAALERGDDVQELLLNVRKDGSQFWNQLAITHLRDADGQVTHRVGVQVDVTAEAVGEAARTLELSLMHRTADRLELLARMGEELSRHLEFGDAVDALADLVVPRLATWGFVAMASETGHLERVHVVTADPAHAPVAHALGTQGTTWLTQSPRVAQTLAAGDDHVPMPMPVDVASLPSRTTPDELRLLETLGLGSALLVPLTGRDRVLGALCLVHRDVDGFDREVVVTAAHLGRRAGVLLENVRLYLAERDAALTLQHSLLPVLGDVGGLDVAASYLPSGRRAEVGGDWFDAFVLPDGAVSLAVGDVVGHDLRAAASMGQLRSLLRASVWRGDRPGEALERLDGLVRALDVADIATCVLVRWERTPTGARLTWASAGHPPVLVRLPGGHVQGLDGARSTPIGLPPVRPGTTPEAAADVPHGAFVVLYSDGLVERRDRGLREGIETLSAALAAVPDDATASQVCDALTGTLVDEHQEDDVCLLVVRVD; this is translated from the coding sequence GTGACCAGCGCAGGGACGGTGGACGACACACCGCCGGCCGGGACCGGGCCCGTCGAGGCGCCCGCACCGCACACGAGTCCGGTGCTGCCGCAGGACGTCCTCACCGGACCGCTGGCCCAGGCCGTCCTCGAGCGCGGGCCCCTGGCCATGACGGTCTCCGACCCCCGGCTGCCCGGCGACCCCGTCGTGTGGGCGAACACGGCGTTCACCACGCTCACGGGGTACACGCTCGACGAGGTCCGGGGCCGCAACTGCCGGTTCCTGCAGTGCGAGGACACCGATCCCGAGGCGGTGGCGCGGCTGCGTGCCGCACTCGAGCGCGGGGACGACGTGCAGGAGCTGCTGCTCAACGTCCGCAAGGACGGCTCGCAGTTCTGGAACCAGCTGGCGATCACGCACCTGCGCGACGCGGACGGCCAGGTCACCCACCGGGTGGGCGTGCAGGTCGACGTGACCGCCGAGGCCGTCGGCGAGGCGGCGCGCACGCTCGAGCTCTCGCTCATGCACCGCACGGCCGACCGGCTGGAGCTGCTGGCGCGCATGGGCGAGGAGCTGTCCCGGCACCTGGAGTTCGGCGACGCCGTCGACGCCCTGGCCGACCTGGTGGTGCCCCGCCTGGCGACGTGGGGGTTCGTCGCGATGGCGAGCGAGACCGGGCACCTGGAGCGGGTGCACGTCGTCACGGCCGACCCGGCGCACGCACCCGTCGCGCACGCCCTGGGCACGCAGGGCACCACGTGGCTGACCCAGTCGCCGCGCGTCGCCCAGACGCTGGCCGCCGGTGACGACCACGTGCCCATGCCCATGCCGGTGGACGTCGCGAGCCTGCCGTCGCGCACGACGCCGGACGAGCTGCGGCTGCTGGAGACGCTCGGCCTGGGCAGCGCCCTGCTCGTGCCGCTCACCGGACGCGACCGGGTGCTGGGCGCGCTGTGCCTGGTGCACCGCGACGTCGACGGGTTCGACCGGGAGGTCGTCGTCACCGCCGCCCACCTGGGCCGCCGTGCCGGCGTCCTGCTGGAGAACGTGCGCCTGTACCTGGCCGAGCGCGACGCCGCGCTGACGTTGCAGCACAGCCTGCTGCCCGTGCTGGGCGACGTCGGCGGGCTGGACGTGGCGGCCTCGTACCTGCCGTCGGGGCGCCGGGCCGAGGTCGGCGGCGACTGGTTCGACGCCTTCGTGCTGCCCGACGGCGCGGTGAGCCTGGCGGTCGGCGACGTGGTGGGTCACGACCTGCGCGCCGCCGCGTCGATGGGTCAGCTGCGCTCGCTGCTGCGCGCGTCGGTGTGGCGCGGCGACCGTCCGGGCGAGGCGCTGGAGCGGCTCGACGGCCTGGTGCGCGCGCTCGACGTCGCCGACATCGCGACGTGCGTGCTCGTGCGCTGGGAGCGCACACCCACGGGCGCCCGCCTCACCTGGGCGAGCGCGGGGCACCCGCCGGTCCTCGTGCGGCTGCCCGGCGGTCACGTCCAGGGCCTCGACGGTGCTCGCAGCACGCCGATCGGCCTGCCGCCGGTCCGTCCCGGGACGACCCCGGAGGCCGCGGCGGACGTGCCGCACGGTGCGTTCGTGGTGCTGTACTCCGACGGGCTGGTCGAGCGTCGCGACCGCGGGCTGCGCGAGGGGATCGAGACGCTGTCCGCGGCGCTGGCCGCGGTGCCCGACGACGCGACCGCGAGCCAGGTGTGCGACGCCCTGACGGGCACCCTGGTCGACGAGCACCAGGAGGACGACGTCTGCCTGCTGGTGGTGCGGGTGGACTGA